The Ralstonia insidiosa region CCCAGCGGTGGGCCGCGGGCGCGCCGTTGCGGCGCAGGTGTGGCAAGGCGAGGTGTGAGGATGTCCGTTGCGCTGACACTGCCCAGCAAGGCCGGCGCGTTGGGTGTATCGATATCGAGCGTGGGCGCGATGTCTGCCATGACGACGCACGCGCCACAGCACGCCGGCGCCGACATGGATTGCTCGACACGCTTGCGCTCGCCCGGATCGGACAGCGGGATGATCATCACGCCCGTGCCGTGCGCGGAGCACAGCACCACGGGCAATTGCTCGGCATGCGCGCGTGCGGCATGCGCCAGCGGCATCCATGCGGTGGCCAGCAGGTAAGCCCACAGCAGTACCCACGCAACCGCGCGCCCGCCGGCAAGATGCAGGCGGGGCAAAGGTTTCCAGACGAGGTGGCGGGCGGGCATCGCGCGAGGATACTGCCGGCTCAGCAATCGGTAACTTTGCTGCGACCCCGTGCCGCAGGTACTACGCCAGCCGTGCGAACCCCAGTGCCAGGCCTAGCCCGATCAGGATCACGCCGATTACGCGATCGACCATCTGCTGCCGTGCCAGCAGCGAGCGCCGCAACGCACCCGACGCAAACACTGTTGCCACCAATGCAAACCACGCCGCGTGCGCAACCGACATGAAGAGCCCGTAGCCGAACTGTGCCGCCAGCGGTGTGCCTGGGTGAACAACCTGCGTGTACGTACTGACGACGAACAATGTCGTCTTCGGGTTGAGCGCATTCGTGAGAAAACCCATGCGCAGCGCCGCGCCGGCCGACAGCGTGTGGTTGCCCGTGCCGTCATCCGCTGTCTTGCCCACGGACATCGGTTTGGCCGACAACGTCTTCCAACCGATCCACACCAGATACGCCGCGCCAATCAGTTTGATGCCATGCAAGAGCGCTGGTGCATGCGCAATCAGCAGACCCACGCCAAACATCGTGTAGAACACGTGCACCTGCACGCCCAACGCAATGCCCAGTGCGCAAAGCACGCCAGCACGCCGGCCGTACAGCACGCTGTTGCGCGTGACCATGGCGAAATCCGCCCCGGGGCTGATGACGGCCAAGATGGTGATGACGGCAACGGCAAAGAGTTCGGCCATGTCAGGCGCTCGAAGGAAAGTGGGGATGCGCCGATTCTGGGCGAATGGGACATCCCTGAAAATCGATTTATGATGCCGTTTTTCAGTGAGAAAAACTGACAGATGGCACTTCCGCCGCTCAATACCTTGCGTGTGTTCGAAGCCGCAGCGCGACACGGCAGCTTCGTGCGCGCCGCGCAGGAATTGCACGTGACACATGGCGCCATTAGCCGCCAGATACGGCAGTTGGAGGAATCGCTGGGGGTTGACTTGTTCGAGCGGCGCAACCGGGCCGTCTTCCTGACGCCTGCGGGAGAACAACTGCGCTTGGCGGCAGTCGATGCGTTCTCCATCCTCACAGAAAGCCTTGACCGGATTGCACGCCGTGCAACGTCTTCCGCGCTGGTGGTTTCGTGCGAACCGACGCTGGCGATGCGGTGGTTGATTCCGCGCCTGTCACGCTTTCAGGCGCGGCATCCATCCATCCAGGTGCACTTGTTCGCGGCAGGTGGCCCGATCGATTTCGCGCGCACGGGTGTCGACGTTGCCCTGCGCCGCAATGACTTTGCATGGCCAGCACACGTGCACGCCGAGCCCATCTGCGAGGAGTGGATTGGCCCCGTGCATGCGCCGCATGCCGATGCCGCCGCACGCAAACGGCTGTTGCACACCGCCACGCGCCCCGACGCCTGGCAGACGTGGTGGCGCATCAGCGGCATGCCGCGCCCGCGTGGGCGGTTGCCCGAGGCGCGCTATGAACACTTCTATTTGAGCTTGCAGGCCGCGTTGGCCGGGCAAGGCACCGCTATCGCATCAAAGCTGATGGCGGGTGACGACCTGAAAGATGGGCGACTGGTGGCGCCGGACGGCTTCCGGCGTGATGGGTCTGCGTACTGCCTGCTGTCGAGCGTGCCGATTACGCCCGACAGCCCGGCTGCTGCATGGCTCGCTTGGCTGCGTGAAGAGACTGCCGCCTCGTTGTCAGACTGACGCTGCCGTTATGCCGCCGCGTGCCGGCCCGTGCCGAGGATGCCGCGGATAGTGGCGAGATACGCTTCGCCAACGGCACGGTTGAGTGGCCGTGCGCGCGAGACTCGTTGATATGGCGGACGCGTCACACCTAGCGTGCGGCACACCTCTGACACATACGGGCGACCGTGTCCTTCCATGCGCATGACGACTTCGCACAGGGCTTGATCGCCCAGGCGATTGCGCAGCCACGCCACGGTTTGGCGGTCGTACTCGTTTTCGATGCGGATCAGGTCGTCCATGGTGGATAGCTGTATGAATGTACAGGTACTGTAAATATATACAGTTATTTGCAGAATTCAAGGACGGTGTTGTATCGGGTGACTCAATTCATGAGATGGGCGACTTAATGCCCGGCGCTGGTGGACACATCAGACGGCGCCGTAAAAATCCGCGCATGCAACCCGTGAGCTTTATTCACCGGCGTTTGCGCCTTCCGATATGCCACGCCGCCGATTTGCAAACGACAATAGCGGCAACCGTAGCGAGCCGCCTGCACAAGAGAGGTGGCTTGGCAGCGCCTTGCATCGTTGATCAGGCAATCAGAATCCGCGGCTGCAAGCACGACGCGCCGGGTGTCTGAATGTCGATGCCGGCGCTATTCTTTCTACAGATTGACTTCATGTGCTCGCGCGATGGCGGACGACAATCTTCCTCATGTGCTGGTCGTCGATGACGATCCCGCAATCCGCGAACTGCTTACCGGATACCTTGGCGAAAACGACATTCGGGTCACTGCAGCATCCAGCGGAAAAGAGATGAATGCGGCGCTCGAGATGTTCGCCATTGACCTCGTGATTCTGGATCTGCGCATGCCTGGCGAGGATGGCGTGCAGATTGCGCGCGCACTGCGTGAGCAGTCAAACCTTCCCATCATGATCGTCTCGGGCAAACGCGATGAAGCCGACCGCGTGATGGCCCTCGAACTGGGTGCGGACGACTATCTGACCAAGCCGTTCAGTTCTCGTGAGCTGCTGGCACGTGTGCGTGCGCTGCTCAGACGCGCCAGTGCGATGGCGCCGTCGGTCGGAAGAACCACCGATGCGAGGGCCTATCGGTTTGCAGGGTGGGAGCTCAATATCGGTACCCGAAAGCTGACCGATCCAGCAGGTGCCGCTGTCGAGCTGACCAACGGCGAGTTCTGCCTGCTGAACGCGTTTCTCGCTGCGCCGGGGCATGTGCTGTCCCGAGACCAGCTTCTGGAATCGAGCCGGCTCTACGATGACGTTTATGACCGTTCGATCGACGTTCAGATTTTGCGTTTGCGGCGAAAGATCGAGCCCGACCCCGCGCATCCCTCGTTCATCCGCACGATCCGCGGCGCAGGCTACGTGTTTAGCGTTCCCGTAGACAAGTTGACAGGAGCTGCTATCCGAACGGCGGCCAAGGAGCTGGGTTGACGGTATGGCTACCGCTGCGGTTGTTGAGCCTGTCTAACCGTCACAAGCGCGGCAACCAAAGCGGCAAGCGCATCAGACGTGAAGGGTTTGCCCAACACGCCGTCGGCTCCTAGCATGTCAGCCAATTGCAGATGACCTGCGGCATGGGCTGGAAAGTAACCAGAGATTGCGATGAACGAGGCAAACGGAAACTGTGCACGTAGGCGCCCAATTTGGGCACGCGATGCGGCTTTGCCCGGTAGGTTGCAATCGACGACCACGAGCGACACAGCGCGTCCATCGACCGAATCCTTAACGTTGAGCGCAGTGCGTTCAATGACGTGATGCCCTGCGTCGCGCAAAGACATCGCAATCAGTTCGCGTATCGAAGGATCGTCTTCAACGACCAAGATGTTCAGGCGGTTTGGAAGGGCCACAGGTCAGTCCAGCAAGTTGGGAGCGCGGACGGTATCCGCTGTGGCTTCGATTGCAGCGTTGGCCGATTGCCCAAGCGTTTCGTGCTGGCCCGTGAACATTACATTTGAAATGTCGGCCTGACGTTCAGGTCATCACGCTACCGTCAACATGTCCGATCCAGACGTGCTTGCTCGCGCAGGATTCCGCGCGCAACCGCTGTGGCGCTTCATCATCGCAGGGTGGCTTTTTGTGGCGGTGCTGGCAGGTGCTGCCGGAATGGAGATGTGGCGTTCACGCGCCCGAGCGCTCGACGTGGGGGACCGGGAGCTTGCGCTGCTGGCGACTGCTGCAGCCGAGCATGTTGCGGGCGCGATGCAAGTGGGGCAGCGGATCCTGGTGTTGCTTGAGTCGACGCATGTGCTGACCGCCCAGGACGCGAACCGCGCCGCGATGGTTTTACTACAGCGGCAGATGGCTGACGCGCCGCAACTCGAGACACTCCTTCTTTACGATGCATCGGGCCACCTAGTGGCAAGTTCCTGGGAAAAGGGCGCCGCTTCCGGTCACGATGACGCATCCATTTCGGAACTTCCCAGCAACGTAACCCACGGAGCAAACGCGTCGTTTGTCATCCTTCTGCATGGCCGGCCAGCATTGGCAATGGGTCGTGTGCTGCATGCGGAAGACGGACAGGTGCTGGGCACGGGCGTTGCCGTTCTGGATACGTTGGAATTCGACCGCGCTTTCCATGCGATGGCCGGAGCCACTGGGGCAACCCTGGCCATTCTCGACGCTGGCGGCGCGACGATTGCTGCCGAGGATGGTGGGCATGCGGCTCCGGCTTCCAAAAAAATGCGGTCGGCCTTGCATGCTGTCGAACGGAGTCCCCTGCAAGTACGCGTCACGCGGAGCGAGGAAGCAATGCTGGCTGCGCGGCGCCGGACAGCTACCGACGTATTGCTACGAACGGCGTTGCTTTCCGTGTTGGCT contains the following coding sequences:
- a CDS encoding DUF2946 family protein, yielding MPRLHLAGGRAVAWVLLWAYLLATAWMPLAHAARAHAEQLPVVLCSAHGTGVMIIPLSDPGERKRVEQSMSAPACCGACVVMADIAPTLDIDTPNAPALLGSVSATDILTPRLATPAPQRRARGPPLG
- a CDS encoding LysE family transporter, producing the protein MAELFAVAVITILAVISPGADFAMVTRNSVLYGRRAGVLCALGIALGVQVHVFYTMFGVGLLIAHAPALLHGIKLIGAAYLVWIGWKTLSAKPMSVGKTADDGTGNHTLSAGAALRMGFLTNALNPKTTLFVVSTYTQVVHPGTPLAAQFGYGLFMSVAHAAWFALVATVFASGALRRSLLARQQMVDRVIGVILIGLGLALGFARLA
- a CDS encoding LysR family transcriptional regulator, with the protein product MALPPLNTLRVFEAAARHGSFVRAAQELHVTHGAISRQIRQLEESLGVDLFERRNRAVFLTPAGEQLRLAAVDAFSILTESLDRIARRATSSALVVSCEPTLAMRWLIPRLSRFQARHPSIQVHLFAAGGPIDFARTGVDVALRRNDFAWPAHVHAEPICEEWIGPVHAPHADAAARKRLLHTATRPDAWQTWWRISGMPRPRGRLPEARYEHFYLSLQAALAGQGTAIASKLMAGDDLKDGRLVAPDGFRRDGSAYCLLSSVPITPDSPAAAWLAWLREETAASLSD
- a CDS encoding response regulator; the encoded protein is MADDNLPHVLVVDDDPAIRELLTGYLGENDIRVTAASSGKEMNAALEMFAIDLVILDLRMPGEDGVQIARALREQSNLPIMIVSGKRDEADRVMALELGADDYLTKPFSSRELLARVRALLRRASAMAPSVGRTTDARAYRFAGWELNIGTRKLTDPAGAAVELTNGEFCLLNAFLAAPGHVLSRDQLLESSRLYDDVYDRSIDVQILRLRRKIEPDPAHPSFIRTIRGAGYVFSVPVDKLTGAAIRTAAKELG
- a CDS encoding response regulator, encoding MALPNRLNILVVEDDPSIRELIAMSLRDAGHHVIERTALNVKDSVDGRAVSLVVVDCNLPGKAASRAQIGRLRAQFPFASFIAISGYFPAHAAGHLQLADMLGADGVLGKPFTSDALAALVAALVTVRQAQQPQR